In Serinus canaria isolate serCan28SL12 chromosome 5, serCan2020, whole genome shotgun sequence, the following proteins share a genomic window:
- the AKAP5 gene encoding A-kinase anchor protein 5 isoform X23, translated as MVKAAKEIEMENPREAETPSTGATCSPPEEQAKKPSMLCFKKRKKSCKKGLTVKDACEGASEEKSQCVSTDQEEAKASNASRSSKGTWAAIKNLARPQRRQKSSSRKKVPSDSQVQLEVDAEESCAQDLPKKRASSGVKMPCVRFSRGKKKSSPSEAVEESEGSVQANEVMGVVNKASEEPEDLAPTDKSESLSPVSAQQEQDKVKQEQHRMKEDQDTMKKDQATVKEDNHIAKESDTSAGKSEPLTEPTRDAEENSECTVQLEITSSETFDETAQDKLQEGSLLPTTNDVEGREVAPEAPASKDQPDNAPEITECQEIPGICKEMPERGELEKSINLSKECKAEETVTDFSELASGGDAASVQEAASVQDAVSVKDAVSVQEAANVQGATSVQEAESVQGATSVQEAESVQDAESVKDAANVQDAASMKDTVSVQDAMSVQDAASMKDAVSVQDAASMKDAVSVQEAARVQDATNVQDAETAQETANVQGAGSVKDVTSMKDAVSVPDATSVQDAVSVQETVSAQDVASMKDTASVKDAVSVKDPASLQDVTSVQDTVSVQETVSAQDVASVEDAAGVQEAASVEDAAGVQEAVSVEDAAGVQEAVSVEDVAGVQEAVSVEDAAGVQEAVSVEDAAGVQESVSVEDVAGVQEAVSVEDAAGVQDSVSVEDAAGVQESVSVEDAAGVQEAASVQEYSSHQILEANTGAGVSIVITITEAEDSDNTDSDQAYEPSPVLHQKKQKGNKKSNRNADVGQKEGPEAGGGPQAEEKGLGDQGHRTGEQYELLLIETASSLVKAAIQSSIEQLVSEMALEQNKHNSFL; from the exons ATGGTGAAGGCAGCCAAGGAAATTGAAATGGAGAACCCAAGAGAGGCAGAGACTCCCAGCACAGGGGCCACATGCTCCCCACCAGAGGAACAAGCAAAAAAGCCCTCCATGCTGTGCTTTAAGAAGCGGAAGAAGTCCTGTAAGAAGGGGCTGACTGTGAAGGATGCGTGCGAAGGAGcctcagaggagaaaagccAATGTGTCAGCACTGACCAAGAGGAGGCCAAAGCTTCCAATGCATCACGATCCTCCAAAGGAACCTGGGCAGCCATCAAAAACCTTGCCAGGCCTCAGAGAAGGCAGAAGTCCTCCTCACGGAAGAAGGTGCCCTCTGATTCCCaagtgcagctggaggtggaTGCTGAGGAGAGCTGTGCACAAGACCTCCCAAAGAAACGGGCGAGCTCTGGGGTGAAGATGCCCTGTGTGAGGTTCTCCAGAGGTAAGAAAAAATCCAGCCCCTCAGAAGCAGTGGAGGAGTCAGAAGGCAGTGTTCAAGCAAATGAAGTGATGGGTGTTGTGAATAAGGCTAGTGAAGAGCCAGAGGATTTGGCCCCGACAGACAAATCTGAATCCCTCAGCCCAGTctctgcacagcaggagcaggataaggtgaagcaggagcagcataGAATGAAGGAGGACCAGGATACAATGAAGAAGGACCAGGCTACAGTGAAAGAGGACAACCATATAGCAAAGGAAAGCGACACCTCTGCTGGGAAGAGTGAGCCCTTGACAGAGCCCACACGtgatgcagaagaaaattcGGAGTGCACTGTTCAGTTGGAGATAACCAGTTCAGAGACATTTGATGAAACAGCCCAGGACAAACTGCAGGAAGGGAGTCTGCTCCCAACCACCAACGATGTGGAGGGCAGGGAAGTTGCTCCCGAAGCGCCTGCTTCAAAAGATCAACCTGACAATGCCCCTGAAATCACAGAGTGCCAGGAAATCCCCGGTATCTGCAAAGAGATGCCTGAAAGGGGTGAATTGGAAAAGAGCATAAATCTTTCTAAGGAGTGCAAAGCCGAGGAGACTGTAACTGATTTCAGTGAGTTGGCATCTGGAGGGGATGCAGCGAgtgtgcaggaggcagcaagTGTGCAGGATGCAGTGAGCGTGAAGGATGCAGTGAGTGTGCAAGAGGCAGCAAATGTGCAGGGTGCCACAAgtgtgcaggaggcagagagTGTGCAGGGTGCCACAAgtgtgcaggaggcagagagTGTGCAGGATGCAGAGAGCGTGAAGGATGCAGCAAATGTACAGGATGCAGCAAGCATGAAGGATACAGTAAGTGTGCAGGATGCCATGAGTGTGCAGGATGCAGCAAGCATGAAGGATGCCGTGAGTGTGCAGGATGCAGCAAGCATGAAGGATGCAGTGAgtgtgcaggaggcagcaaggGTGCAGGATGCCACAAATGTGCAGGATGCAGAGACTGCACAGGAGACAGCGAATGTGCAGGGTGCAGGAAGTGTGAAGGATGTAACAAGCATGAAGGATGCAGTGAGTGTGCCAGATGCCACAAGTGTGCAGGATGCAGTGAGTGTGCAGGAGACAGTGAGTGCCCAGGATGTAGCAAGCATGAAGGATACAGCAAGTGTGAAGGATGCAGTGAGTGTGAAAGATCCAGCAAGCCTGCAGGATGTCACAAGTGTGCAGGACACAGTGAGTGTGCAGGAGACAGTGAGTGCCCAGGATGTAGCAAGTGTGGAGGATGCAGCAGGTGTGCAAGAGGCAGCGAGTGTGGAGGATGCAGCAGGTGTGCAGGAGGCAGTGAGTGTGGAGGATGCAGCAG GTGTGCAGGAGGCAGTGAGTGTGGAGGATGTAGCAG GTGTACAAGAGGCAGTGAGTGTGGAGGATGCAGCAG GTGTGCAGGAGGCAGTGAGTGTGGAGGATGCAGCAGGTGTGCAAGAGTCAGTGAGTGTGGAGGATGTAGCAGGTGTGCAGGAGGCAGTGAGTGTGGAGGATGCAGCAGGTGTGCAAGACTCAGTCAGTGTGGAGGATGCAGCAGGTGTGCAAGAGTCAGTCAGTGTGGAGGATGCAGCAGgtgtgcaggaggcagcaagTGTGCAGGAATACTCCAGCCATCAAATACTAGAAGCAAATACAGGTGCTGGTGTCAGCATCGTCATCACCATCACTGAAGCTGAGGACTCTGACAACACCGACTCTGACCAGGCCTACGAGCCGTCCCCAGTTTTgcaccaaaaaaagcaaaaagggaataaaaaatcaaacaggAACGCTGATGTTGGTCAAAAAGAGGGCCCCGAGGCTGGTGGTGGTCcccaggcagaggagaaaggtCTGGGTGACCAGGGGCACAGAACTGGGGAGCAGTACGAGTTGCTCCTCATAGAAACCGCCTCCTCCCTCGTGAAGGCGGCCATTCAGTCATCCATAGAGCAGCTGGTCAGCGAAATGGCGCTGGAACAGAATAAGCACAACAGCTTTCTGTGA
- the AKAP5 gene encoding A-kinase anchor protein 5 isoform X36: MVKAAKEIEMENPREAETPSTGATCSPPEEQAKKPSMLCFKKRKKSCKKGLTVKDACEGASEEKSQCVSTDQEEAKASNASRSSKGTWAAIKNLARPQRRQKSSSRKKVPSDSQVQLEVDAEESCAQDLPKKRASSGVKMPCVRFSRGKKKSSPSEAVEESEGSVQANEVMGVVNKASEEPEDLAPTDKSESLSPVSAQQEQDKVKQEQHRMKEDQDTMKKDQATVKEDNHIAKESDTSAGKSEPLTEPTRDAEENSECTVQLEITSSETFDETAQDKLQEGSLLPTTNDVEGREVAPEAPASKDQPDNAPEITECQEIPGICKEMPERGELEKSINLSKECKAEETVTDFSELASGGDAASVQEAASVQDAVSVKDAVSVQEAANVQGATSVQEAESVQGATSVQEAESVQDAESVKDAANVQDAASMKDTVSVQDAMSVQDAASMKDAVSVQDAASMKDAVSVQEAARVQDATNVQDAETAQETANVQGAGSVKDVTSMKDAVSVPDATSVQDAVSVQETVSAQDVASMKDTASVKDAVSVKDPASLQDVTSVQDTVSVQETVSAQDVASVEDAAGVQEAVSVEDAAGVQEAVSVEDVAGVQEAVSVEDAAGVQESVSVEDVAGVQEAVSVEDAAGVQDSVSVEDAAGVQESVSVEDAAGVQEAASVQEYSSHQILEANTGAGVSIVITITEAEDSDNTDSDQAYEPSPVLHQKKQKGNKKSNRNADVGQKEGPEAGGGPQAEEKGLGDQGHRTGEQYELLLIETASSLVKAAIQSSIEQLVSEMALEQNKHNSFL, translated from the exons ATGGTGAAGGCAGCCAAGGAAATTGAAATGGAGAACCCAAGAGAGGCAGAGACTCCCAGCACAGGGGCCACATGCTCCCCACCAGAGGAACAAGCAAAAAAGCCCTCCATGCTGTGCTTTAAGAAGCGGAAGAAGTCCTGTAAGAAGGGGCTGACTGTGAAGGATGCGTGCGAAGGAGcctcagaggagaaaagccAATGTGTCAGCACTGACCAAGAGGAGGCCAAAGCTTCCAATGCATCACGATCCTCCAAAGGAACCTGGGCAGCCATCAAAAACCTTGCCAGGCCTCAGAGAAGGCAGAAGTCCTCCTCACGGAAGAAGGTGCCCTCTGATTCCCaagtgcagctggaggtggaTGCTGAGGAGAGCTGTGCACAAGACCTCCCAAAGAAACGGGCGAGCTCTGGGGTGAAGATGCCCTGTGTGAGGTTCTCCAGAGGTAAGAAAAAATCCAGCCCCTCAGAAGCAGTGGAGGAGTCAGAAGGCAGTGTTCAAGCAAATGAAGTGATGGGTGTTGTGAATAAGGCTAGTGAAGAGCCAGAGGATTTGGCCCCGACAGACAAATCTGAATCCCTCAGCCCAGTctctgcacagcaggagcaggataaggtgaagcaggagcagcataGAATGAAGGAGGACCAGGATACAATGAAGAAGGACCAGGCTACAGTGAAAGAGGACAACCATATAGCAAAGGAAAGCGACACCTCTGCTGGGAAGAGTGAGCCCTTGACAGAGCCCACACGtgatgcagaagaaaattcGGAGTGCACTGTTCAGTTGGAGATAACCAGTTCAGAGACATTTGATGAAACAGCCCAGGACAAACTGCAGGAAGGGAGTCTGCTCCCAACCACCAACGATGTGGAGGGCAGGGAAGTTGCTCCCGAAGCGCCTGCTTCAAAAGATCAACCTGACAATGCCCCTGAAATCACAGAGTGCCAGGAAATCCCCGGTATCTGCAAAGAGATGCCTGAAAGGGGTGAATTGGAAAAGAGCATAAATCTTTCTAAGGAGTGCAAAGCCGAGGAGACTGTAACTGATTTCAGTGAGTTGGCATCTGGAGGGGATGCAGCGAgtgtgcaggaggcagcaagTGTGCAGGATGCAGTGAGCGTGAAGGATGCAGTGAGTGTGCAAGAGGCAGCAAATGTGCAGGGTGCCACAAgtgtgcaggaggcagagagTGTGCAGGGTGCCACAAgtgtgcaggaggcagagagTGTGCAGGATGCAGAGAGCGTGAAGGATGCAGCAAATGTACAGGATGCAGCAAGCATGAAGGATACAGTAAGTGTGCAGGATGCCATGAGTGTGCAGGATGCAGCAAGCATGAAGGATGCCGTGAGTGTGCAGGATGCAGCAAGCATGAAGGATGCAGTGAgtgtgcaggaggcagcaaggGTGCAGGATGCCACAAATGTGCAGGATGCAGAGACTGCACAGGAGACAGCGAATGTGCAGGGTGCAGGAAGTGTGAAGGATGTAACAAGCATGAAGGATGCAGTGAGTGTGCCAGATGCCACAAGTGTGCAGGATGCAGTGAGTGTGCAGGAGACAGTGAGTGCCCAGGATGTAGCAAGCATGAAGGATACAGCAAGTGTGAAGGATGCAGTGAGTGTGAAAGATCCAGCAAGCCTGCAGGATGTCACAAGTGTGCAGGACACAGTGAGTGTGCAGGAGACAGTGAGTGCCCAGGATGTAGCAAGTGTGGAGGATGCAGCAG GTGTGCAGGAGGCAGTGAGTGTGGAGGATGCAGCAG GTGTGCAGGAGGCAGTGAGTGTGGAGGATGTAGCAG GTGTGCAGGAGGCAGTGAGTGTGGAGGATGCAGCAGGTGTGCAAGAGTCAGTGAGTGTGGAGGATGTAGCAGGTGTGCAGGAGGCAGTGAGTGTGGAGGATGCAGCAGGTGTGCAAGACTCAGTCAGTGTGGAGGATGCAGCAGGTGTGCAAGAGTCAGTCAGTGTGGAGGATGCAGCAGgtgtgcaggaggcagcaagTGTGCAGGAATACTCCAGCCATCAAATACTAGAAGCAAATACAGGTGCTGGTGTCAGCATCGTCATCACCATCACTGAAGCTGAGGACTCTGACAACACCGACTCTGACCAGGCCTACGAGCCGTCCCCAGTTTTgcaccaaaaaaagcaaaaagggaataaaaaatcaaacaggAACGCTGATGTTGGTCAAAAAGAGGGCCCCGAGGCTGGTGGTGGTCcccaggcagaggagaaaggtCTGGGTGACCAGGGGCACAGAACTGGGGAGCAGTACGAGTTGCTCCTCATAGAAACCGCCTCCTCCCTCGTGAAGGCGGCCATTCAGTCATCCATAGAGCAGCTGGTCAGCGAAATGGCGCTGGAACAGAATAAGCACAACAGCTTTCTGTGA
- the AKAP5 gene encoding A-kinase anchor protein 5 isoform X14, with protein MVKAAKEIEMENPREAETPSTGATCSPPEEQAKKPSMLCFKKRKKSCKKGLTVKDACEGASEEKSQCVSTDQEEAKASNASRSSKGTWAAIKNLARPQRRQKSSSRKKVPSDSQVQLEVDAEESCAQDLPKKRASSGVKMPCVRFSRGKKKSSPSEAVEESEGSVQANEVMGVVNKASEEPEDLAPTDKSESLSPVSAQQEQDKVKQEQHRMKEDQDTMKKDQATVKEDNHIAKESDTSAGKSEPLTEPTRDAEENSECTVQLEITSSETFDETAQDKLQEGSLLPTTNDVEGREVAPEAPASKDQPDNAPEITECQEIPGICKEMPERGELEKSINLSKECKAEETVTDFSELASGGDAASVQEAASVQDAVSVKDAVSVQEAANVQGATSVQEAESVQGATSVQEAESVQDAESVKDAANVQDAASMKDTVSVQDAMSVQDAASMKDAVSVQDAASMKDAVSVQEAARVQDATNVQDAETAQETANVQGAGSVKDVTSMKDAVSVPDATSVQDAVSVQETVSAQDVASMKDTASVKDAVSVKDPASLQDVTSVQDTVSVQETVSAQDVASVEDAAGVQEAVSVEDAAGVQEAVSVEDVAGVQEAVSVEDAAGVQETVSVEDVAGVQETVSVEDAAGVQEAVSVEDAAGVQESVSVEDVAGVQEAVSVEDAAGVQDSVSVEDAAGVQESVSVEDAAGVQEAASVQEYSSHQILEANTGAGVSIVITITEAEDSDNTDSDQAYEPSPVLHQKKQKGNKKSNRNADVGQKEGPEAGGGPQAEEKGLGDQGHRTGEQYELLLIETASSLVKAAIQSSIEQLVSEMALEQNKHNSFL; from the exons ATGGTGAAGGCAGCCAAGGAAATTGAAATGGAGAACCCAAGAGAGGCAGAGACTCCCAGCACAGGGGCCACATGCTCCCCACCAGAGGAACAAGCAAAAAAGCCCTCCATGCTGTGCTTTAAGAAGCGGAAGAAGTCCTGTAAGAAGGGGCTGACTGTGAAGGATGCGTGCGAAGGAGcctcagaggagaaaagccAATGTGTCAGCACTGACCAAGAGGAGGCCAAAGCTTCCAATGCATCACGATCCTCCAAAGGAACCTGGGCAGCCATCAAAAACCTTGCCAGGCCTCAGAGAAGGCAGAAGTCCTCCTCACGGAAGAAGGTGCCCTCTGATTCCCaagtgcagctggaggtggaTGCTGAGGAGAGCTGTGCACAAGACCTCCCAAAGAAACGGGCGAGCTCTGGGGTGAAGATGCCCTGTGTGAGGTTCTCCAGAGGTAAGAAAAAATCCAGCCCCTCAGAAGCAGTGGAGGAGTCAGAAGGCAGTGTTCAAGCAAATGAAGTGATGGGTGTTGTGAATAAGGCTAGTGAAGAGCCAGAGGATTTGGCCCCGACAGACAAATCTGAATCCCTCAGCCCAGTctctgcacagcaggagcaggataaggtgaagcaggagcagcataGAATGAAGGAGGACCAGGATACAATGAAGAAGGACCAGGCTACAGTGAAAGAGGACAACCATATAGCAAAGGAAAGCGACACCTCTGCTGGGAAGAGTGAGCCCTTGACAGAGCCCACACGtgatgcagaagaaaattcGGAGTGCACTGTTCAGTTGGAGATAACCAGTTCAGAGACATTTGATGAAACAGCCCAGGACAAACTGCAGGAAGGGAGTCTGCTCCCAACCACCAACGATGTGGAGGGCAGGGAAGTTGCTCCCGAAGCGCCTGCTTCAAAAGATCAACCTGACAATGCCCCTGAAATCACAGAGTGCCAGGAAATCCCCGGTATCTGCAAAGAGATGCCTGAAAGGGGTGAATTGGAAAAGAGCATAAATCTTTCTAAGGAGTGCAAAGCCGAGGAGACTGTAACTGATTTCAGTGAGTTGGCATCTGGAGGGGATGCAGCGAgtgtgcaggaggcagcaagTGTGCAGGATGCAGTGAGCGTGAAGGATGCAGTGAGTGTGCAAGAGGCAGCAAATGTGCAGGGTGCCACAAgtgtgcaggaggcagagagTGTGCAGGGTGCCACAAgtgtgcaggaggcagagagTGTGCAGGATGCAGAGAGCGTGAAGGATGCAGCAAATGTACAGGATGCAGCAAGCATGAAGGATACAGTAAGTGTGCAGGATGCCATGAGTGTGCAGGATGCAGCAAGCATGAAGGATGCCGTGAGTGTGCAGGATGCAGCAAGCATGAAGGATGCAGTGAgtgtgcaggaggcagcaaggGTGCAGGATGCCACAAATGTGCAGGATGCAGAGACTGCACAGGAGACAGCGAATGTGCAGGGTGCAGGAAGTGTGAAGGATGTAACAAGCATGAAGGATGCAGTGAGTGTGCCAGATGCCACAAGTGTGCAGGATGCAGTGAGTGTGCAGGAGACAGTGAGTGCCCAGGATGTAGCAAGCATGAAGGATACAGCAAGTGTGAAGGATGCAGTGAGTGTGAAAGATCCAGCAAGCCTGCAGGATGTCACAAGTGTGCAGGACACAGTGAGTGTGCAGGAGACAGTGAGTGCCCAGGATGTAGCAAGTGTGGAGGATGCAGCAG GTGTGCAGGAGGCAGTGAGTGTGGAGGATGCAGCAG GTGTGCAGGAGGCAGTGAGTGTGGAGGATGTAGCAG GTGTACAAGAGGCAGTGAGTGTGGAGGATGCAGCAGGTGTGCAGGAGACAGTGAGTGTGGAGGATGTAGCAGGTGTGCAGGAGACAGTGAGTGTGGAGGATGCAGCAGGTGTGCAGGAGGCAGTGAGTGTGGAGGATGCAGCAGGTGTGCAAGAGTCAGTGAGTGTGGAGGATGTAGCAGGTGTGCAGGAGGCAGTGAGTGTGGAGGATGCAGCAGGTGTGCAAGACTCAGTCAGTGTGGAGGATGCAGCAGGTGTGCAAGAGTCAGTCAGTGTGGAGGATGCAGCAGgtgtgcaggaggcagcaagTGTGCAGGAATACTCCAGCCATCAAATACTAGAAGCAAATACAGGTGCTGGTGTCAGCATCGTCATCACCATCACTGAAGCTGAGGACTCTGACAACACCGACTCTGACCAGGCCTACGAGCCGTCCCCAGTTTTgcaccaaaaaaagcaaaaagggaataaaaaatcaaacaggAACGCTGATGTTGGTCAAAAAGAGGGCCCCGAGGCTGGTGGTGGTCcccaggcagaggagaaaggtCTGGGTGACCAGGGGCACAGAACTGGGGAGCAGTACGAGTTGCTCCTCATAGAAACCGCCTCCTCCCTCGTGAAGGCGGCCATTCAGTCATCCATAGAGCAGCTGGTCAGCGAAATGGCGCTGGAACAGAATAAGCACAACAGCTTTCTGTGA
- the AKAP5 gene encoding A-kinase anchor protein 5 isoform X31 codes for MVKAAKEIEMENPREAETPSTGATCSPPEEQAKKPSMLCFKKRKKSCKKGLTVKDACEGASEEKSQCVSTDQEEAKASNASRSSKGTWAAIKNLARPQRRQKSSSRKKVPSDSQVQLEVDAEESCAQDLPKKRASSGVKMPCVRFSRGKKKSSPSEAVEESEGSVQANEVMGVVNKASEEPEDLAPTDKSESLSPVSAQQEQDKVKQEQHRMKEDQDTMKKDQATVKEDNHIAKESDTSAGKSEPLTEPTRDAEENSECTVQLEITSSETFDETAQDKLQEGSLLPTTNDVEGREVAPEAPASKDQPDNAPEITECQEIPGICKEMPERGELEKSINLSKECKAEETVTDFSELASGGDAASVQEAASVQDAVSVKDAVSVQEAANVQGATSVQEAESVQGATSVQEAESVQDAESVKDAANVQDAASMKDTVSVQDAMSVQDAASMKDAVSVQDAASMKDAVSVQEAARVQDATNVQDAETAQETANVQGAGSVKDVTSMKDAVSVPDATSVQDAVSVQETVSAQDVASMKDTASVKDAVSVKDPASLQDVTSVQDTVSVQETVSAQDVASVEDAAGVQEAVSVEDAAGVQEAVSVEDAAGVQEAVSVEDAAGVQEAVSVEDAAGVQESVSVEDVAGVQEAVSVEDAAGVQDSVSVEDAAGVQESVSVEDAAGVQEAASVQEYSSHQILEANTGAGVSIVITITEAEDSDNTDSDQAYEPSPVLHQKKQKGNKKSNRNADVGQKEGPEAGGGPQAEEKGLGDQGHRTGEQYELLLIETASSLVKAAIQSSIEQLVSEMALEQNKHNSFL; via the exons ATGGTGAAGGCAGCCAAGGAAATTGAAATGGAGAACCCAAGAGAGGCAGAGACTCCCAGCACAGGGGCCACATGCTCCCCACCAGAGGAACAAGCAAAAAAGCCCTCCATGCTGTGCTTTAAGAAGCGGAAGAAGTCCTGTAAGAAGGGGCTGACTGTGAAGGATGCGTGCGAAGGAGcctcagaggagaaaagccAATGTGTCAGCACTGACCAAGAGGAGGCCAAAGCTTCCAATGCATCACGATCCTCCAAAGGAACCTGGGCAGCCATCAAAAACCTTGCCAGGCCTCAGAGAAGGCAGAAGTCCTCCTCACGGAAGAAGGTGCCCTCTGATTCCCaagtgcagctggaggtggaTGCTGAGGAGAGCTGTGCACAAGACCTCCCAAAGAAACGGGCGAGCTCTGGGGTGAAGATGCCCTGTGTGAGGTTCTCCAGAGGTAAGAAAAAATCCAGCCCCTCAGAAGCAGTGGAGGAGTCAGAAGGCAGTGTTCAAGCAAATGAAGTGATGGGTGTTGTGAATAAGGCTAGTGAAGAGCCAGAGGATTTGGCCCCGACAGACAAATCTGAATCCCTCAGCCCAGTctctgcacagcaggagcaggataaggtgaagcaggagcagcataGAATGAAGGAGGACCAGGATACAATGAAGAAGGACCAGGCTACAGTGAAAGAGGACAACCATATAGCAAAGGAAAGCGACACCTCTGCTGGGAAGAGTGAGCCCTTGACAGAGCCCACACGtgatgcagaagaaaattcGGAGTGCACTGTTCAGTTGGAGATAACCAGTTCAGAGACATTTGATGAAACAGCCCAGGACAAACTGCAGGAAGGGAGTCTGCTCCCAACCACCAACGATGTGGAGGGCAGGGAAGTTGCTCCCGAAGCGCCTGCTTCAAAAGATCAACCTGACAATGCCCCTGAAATCACAGAGTGCCAGGAAATCCCCGGTATCTGCAAAGAGATGCCTGAAAGGGGTGAATTGGAAAAGAGCATAAATCTTTCTAAGGAGTGCAAAGCCGAGGAGACTGTAACTGATTTCAGTGAGTTGGCATCTGGAGGGGATGCAGCGAgtgtgcaggaggcagcaagTGTGCAGGATGCAGTGAGCGTGAAGGATGCAGTGAGTGTGCAAGAGGCAGCAAATGTGCAGGGTGCCACAAgtgtgcaggaggcagagagTGTGCAGGGTGCCACAAgtgtgcaggaggcagagagTGTGCAGGATGCAGAGAGCGTGAAGGATGCAGCAAATGTACAGGATGCAGCAAGCATGAAGGATACAGTAAGTGTGCAGGATGCCATGAGTGTGCAGGATGCAGCAAGCATGAAGGATGCCGTGAGTGTGCAGGATGCAGCAAGCATGAAGGATGCAGTGAgtgtgcaggaggcagcaaggGTGCAGGATGCCACAAATGTGCAGGATGCAGAGACTGCACAGGAGACAGCGAATGTGCAGGGTGCAGGAAGTGTGAAGGATGTAACAAGCATGAAGGATGCAGTGAGTGTGCCAGATGCCACAAGTGTGCAGGATGCAGTGAGTGTGCAGGAGACAGTGAGTGCCCAGGATGTAGCAAGCATGAAGGATACAGCAAGTGTGAAGGATGCAGTGAGTGTGAAAGATCCAGCAAGCCTGCAGGATGTCACAAGTGTGCAGGACACAGTGAGTGTGCAGGAGACAGTGAGTGCCCAGGATGTAGCAAGTGTGGAGGATGCAGCAG GTGTGCAGGAGGCAGTGAGTGTGGAGGATGCAGCAG GTGTGCAGGAGGCAGTGAGTGTGGAGGATGCAGCAGGTGTACAAGAGGCAGTGAGTGTGGAGGATGCAGCAG GTGTGCAGGAGGCAGTGAGTGTGGAGGATGCAGCAGGTGTGCAAGAGTCAGTGAGTGTGGAGGATGTAGCAGGTGTGCAGGAGGCAGTGAGTGTGGAGGATGCAGCAGGTGTGCAAGACTCAGTCAGTGTGGAGGATGCAGCAGGTGTGCAAGAGTCAGTCAGTGTGGAGGATGCAGCAGgtgtgcaggaggcagcaagTGTGCAGGAATACTCCAGCCATCAAATACTAGAAGCAAATACAGGTGCTGGTGTCAGCATCGTCATCACCATCACTGAAGCTGAGGACTCTGACAACACCGACTCTGACCAGGCCTACGAGCCGTCCCCAGTTTTgcaccaaaaaaagcaaaaagggaataaaaaatcaaacaggAACGCTGATGTTGGTCAAAAAGAGGGCCCCGAGGCTGGTGGTGGTCcccaggcagaggagaaaggtCTGGGTGACCAGGGGCACAGAACTGGGGAGCAGTACGAGTTGCTCCTCATAGAAACCGCCTCCTCCCTCGTGAAGGCGGCCATTCAGTCATCCATAGAGCAGCTGGTCAGCGAAATGGCGCTGGAACAGAATAAGCACAACAGCTTTCTGTGA